One part of the Armatimonadota bacterium genome encodes these proteins:
- the pdhA gene encoding pyruvate dehydrogenase (acetyl-transferring) E1 component subunit alpha: MAKAKLEKTESPAKLEEYYRQMLLIRRFEEKCNVAYRLGKIGGYMHTYVGMEATAVGIHHAIRPGYDTMITAYRDHPQPLLLGSDPVKVMSEIMGRSGGLSRGKGGSMHIYDIERNFYGGWGIVGGHIPLGGGLAFAAKYRGEDRVTICLLGDGAANQGVVFETMNMAGLWDLPIIFCIENNEFAMGTRLEYHAADTQLYKRGEPFGIKSERIDGMDVLTFQRDMQRIVDWVRKEQKPAWVEIMNYRFLGHGAADNDRQLYRTKEEEEEAFKRDPILKLEAVLLERNIMNREKMEAIDEEITDYVDSIYEQADASPFPDASEVYDNVYTDMEPEKGH, translated from the coding sequence GTGGCGAAGGCCAAATTGGAAAAAACTGAAAGCCCGGCGAAGCTCGAAGAGTATTACCGCCAGATGCTCCTGATCCGCCGGTTCGAAGAGAAGTGCAACGTGGCGTACCGGCTCGGAAAAATCGGCGGTTACATGCACACCTATGTCGGGATGGAGGCCACCGCAGTGGGAATCCACCATGCCATCAGACCCGGCTATGACACCATGATCACGGCCTACCGTGACCACCCGCAGCCTCTGCTTTTGGGCAGCGACCCGGTCAAGGTCATGAGCGAAATCATGGGCCGCTCCGGGGGTCTGAGTCGCGGCAAAGGGGGGTCGATGCACATCTACGACATCGAACGGAACTTTTACGGCGGATGGGGAATCGTCGGCGGACACATCCCCCTTGGCGGCGGATTGGCGTTTGCTGCCAAATACCGCGGAGAAGACCGGGTCACGATCTGCTTGTTGGGCGATGGCGCGGCCAACCAGGGCGTGGTGTTTGAAACGATGAACATGGCCGGGCTGTGGGATCTGCCGATTATCTTCTGCATTGAAAACAACGAATTCGCCATGGGCACGCGGCTTGAATACCACGCAGCCGATACCCAACTTTACAAGCGCGGCGAACCGTTCGGCATCAAGAGCGAACGGATTGACGGAATGGATGTCCTGACGTTCCAAAGAGATATGCAAAGGATTGTCGATTGGGTCCGGAAGGAGCAAAAGCCGGCCTGGGTCGAAATCATGAACTACCGGTTCCTCGGCCACGGGGCTGCCGACAACGACCGGCAACTCTATCGGACCAAGGAAGAAGAGGAGGAAGCCTTCAAACGCGACCCCATCCTCAAGCTCGAAGCCGTGTTGCTTGAGCGAAACATCATGAACCGAGAGAAAATGGAAGCCATCGACGAAGAAATCACGGATTACGTCGATTCGATCTACGAGCAAGCCGATGCCTCCCCGTTCCCGGATGCTTCGGAAGTCTACGACAACGTTTACACTGACATGGAACCGGAGAAGGGGCACTAA
- a CDS encoding pyruvate dehydrogenase complex E1 component subunit beta — protein sequence MAATEVKVATMSYRDAISKVLAEEIERDEDVFLIGEDIGRYQGTFRVTQGMWEKYGSKRVLDTPITECGFTGIAIGAAMAGLRPVVEMMTMSFSILAMDQIINHAAKIHYMTGGQAKCPLVIRGPGGAAKQLSAQHTHCVEGWYAHAPGLKVVAPATAVDAYGMLRTAIRDDNPVIFTENPGLYGIQGEVPEDPEFMIPFGKANILKEGTDVSLIGYSRMTQVNLAAAEELAKDGINAEVVDVRSLSPLDMTTINASVAKTHRAVVVYEDWKFGGFGGEIASRIMEDSFDDLDAPVVRVGGLNVPTPYARNLELECIPDTADVVAAVRKIN from the coding sequence ATGGCGGCGACCGAAGTCAAAGTTGCGACGATGTCCTATCGAGACGCGATCAGCAAAGTGCTTGCCGAGGAAATCGAGCGGGACGAAGACGTCTTTTTGATCGGTGAAGACATCGGGCGGTACCAAGGAACTTTCCGGGTCACGCAGGGCATGTGGGAAAAATATGGCTCAAAGCGCGTGTTGGATACCCCCATTACTGAATGCGGCTTTACCGGGATCGCCATCGGGGCGGCCATGGCCGGCCTCCGGCCCGTGGTTGAGATGATGACAATGTCGTTCTCCATCCTCGCCATGGATCAGATCATCAACCACGCCGCAAAAATCCATTACATGACGGGTGGACAAGCCAAATGCCCGCTCGTCATCCGGGGGCCGGGTGGGGCCGCCAAACAGCTTTCGGCGCAACACACGCACTGTGTGGAAGGGTGGTATGCCCATGCCCCAGGGCTCAAGGTGGTGGCTCCGGCCACCGCCGTCGATGCCTATGGGATGCTCCGAACCGCCATCCGCGATGACAACCCGGTTATTTTCACCGAGAACCCGGGCCTCTACGGAATCCAGGGCGAAGTCCCTGAAGACCCTGAGTTCATGATTCCGTTTGGCAAAGCGAACATCCTTAAAGAAGGCACGGACGTCAGCCTCATCGGCTACTCCCGCATGACCCAGGTCAACCTGGCCGCCGCGGAAGAGTTGGCCAAGGATGGCATCAATGCCGAAGTCGTCGATGTCAGGTCGCTCAGCCCGCTCGATATGACCACGATCAACGCCAGCGTCGCCAAAACGCACCGCGCCGTTGTGGTCTACGAAGACTGGAAGTTCGGCGGGTTCGGAGGGGAAATCGCCTCACGGATCATGGAAGACAGCTTCGATGATTTGGATGCCCCGGTCGTCCGGGTTGGCGGGCTGAACGTGCCCACACCCTATGCGCGGAATCTGGAACTCGAATGCATTCCTGATACGGCCGACGTCGTCGCCGCCGTCCGGAAAATCAACTGA
- a CDS encoding NF038122 family metalloprotease — MKTHISLVALAAVALPAASQALSFNFTTSGTVPQNVQDAFAQAGQRWSSRFSDNFTVNVTIGWAALGAGILGQAGSSTTTMSYSSFTTALNADKTSGLDNTAVANLPGNLTFLTNSTSSNGGAIYLDNNGSANNLNVRMNTANAKALGFSTSGSDASITFSSNFSWDFDPSNGITAGQYDLVGVATHEIGHALGFTSGVDSLAGTSGQSEDNFRLRPTDIFRFSNRAGFGIQRDFVTDQANKYFSVDGGVTVGPLFSNGGGAGNDYQASHWKDNLGIGIMDPTAAPGELMAISQNDIDMFDAIGYDVVPEPFTMVGLGLAALAVARRKRNS, encoded by the coding sequence ATGAAAACCCACATCTCGCTCGTCGCGTTGGCGGCGGTCGCCTTGCCGGCGGCTTCGCAAGCCCTAAGCTTCAATTTCACGACTTCCGGCACCGTTCCGCAAAACGTGCAGGATGCCTTTGCCCAAGCCGGTCAACGGTGGTCGTCTCGGTTCAGCGACAACTTCACGGTCAATGTCACGATCGGTTGGGCCGCCCTCGGTGCCGGGATTCTCGGCCAAGCCGGTTCTTCGACCACGACGATGAGCTATTCGTCGTTCACCACAGCCTTGAATGCCGATAAGACTTCGGGCTTGGACAACACCGCCGTCGCCAACCTCCCCGGCAACCTGACGTTCTTGACCAACAGCACGTCTTCCAACGGTGGGGCGATCTACCTTGACAACAACGGGAGCGCCAACAACCTCAACGTCCGTATGAACACGGCCAACGCCAAGGCGCTTGGTTTCAGCACATCCGGTTCGGATGCTTCGATCACTTTCAGCAGCAACTTCAGCTGGGACTTCGACCCGAGCAATGGCATCACGGCCGGCCAATATGACCTCGTTGGCGTGGCAACCCACGAAATCGGCCACGCACTGGGCTTTACCAGCGGGGTGGATTCCCTGGCTGGGACATCCGGCCAAAGCGAAGACAACTTCCGGCTGCGGCCAACCGACATCTTCCGGTTCTCCAACCGGGCCGGCTTCGGGATCCAGCGCGACTTCGTCACCGACCAAGCCAACAAGTATTTCTCGGTCGATGGCGGGGTGACGGTCGGGCCGCTCTTCTCGAACGGTGGCGGGGCCGGCAATGACTACCAAGCCAGCCACTGGAAAGACAACCTGGGAATCGGGATCATGGATCCGACTGCAGCCCCGGGCGAGCTCATGGCCATTTCACAGAATGACATCGATATGTTCGATGCCATCGGCTACGATGTTGTGCCGGAGCCGTTCACTATGGTCGGACTCGGGCTTGCTGCCCTGGCTGTTGCCCGCCGCAAGCGCAACAGCTAA
- a CDS encoding GNAT family N-acetyltransferase, giving the protein MVTYTDKLDGIRPEHLDGFFEGWPEPPSPETHLRILKGSSEVVVAKDGDQVVGFVTALTDGVLCASIPLLEVLPGYRQQGIGKELVRLLLLKLNDYYMVDLTCDAALRPFYLSMGMTALTAMVKRNYANQSGRPV; this is encoded by the coding sequence ATGGTCACATACACGGACAAACTCGACGGCATCCGGCCCGAACACCTGGACGGATTCTTCGAAGGTTGGCCCGAGCCGCCGAGCCCCGAGACCCACCTGCGGATCCTCAAGGGTTCAAGCGAGGTCGTGGTCGCAAAGGATGGCGATCAGGTCGTCGGCTTTGTGACCGCCCTCACCGATGGTGTTTTGTGCGCCAGCATTCCACTATTAGAGGTATTGCCGGGTTACCGGCAACAGGGGATCGGGAAAGAGCTTGTCCGCCTTCTGTTGCTCAAGCTCAACGACTACTATATGGTCGATTTGACGTGTGATGCCGCCCTCCGCCCATTTTATCTATCCATGGGGATGACGGCGCTCACGGCCATGGTCAAGCGGAACTATGCAAACCAATCGGGCCGCCCTGTCTGA
- a CDS encoding ABC transporter substrate-binding protein — MKIRLGHSPDSDDAFMFWGLACGQVQSDFEFEHILRDIQTLNDWAREGKLESSAVSVHAFAYVADKYALLRHGGSFGDGYGPMLVSQNHIPLDELKGKTIAVPGVLTSAFLQLNLWFEEQFGAGVKPVYEVVPFDEIIPAIQSGRYEVGLIIHEGQLTYEKDGLVELANMGKWWGGKTGLPLPLGVNVVRKDLGEEACIEVSRCMRESIEASLGNREKALEYALQFARGMDHDTSDEFVGMYVNERTRDMGEEGVRAIRLLLSEGARIGLVPAVEVAVID; from the coding sequence ATGAAGATCCGCCTCGGCCACTCGCCCGACTCCGATGATGCTTTTATGTTTTGGGGGCTTGCTTGCGGGCAAGTGCAGAGCGATTTTGAATTCGAACACATCCTCCGTGACATTCAAACCCTAAACGACTGGGCCAGGGAAGGGAAGCTCGAGAGCAGCGCCGTCAGCGTGCACGCTTTTGCCTATGTAGCGGACAAATACGCCCTCCTCCGGCATGGAGGTTCGTTTGGCGACGGTTATGGGCCCATGCTGGTCTCACAAAACCACATCCCGCTCGACGAGCTGAAGGGCAAGACCATTGCCGTGCCTGGCGTGTTGACCTCCGCATTTCTCCAGCTGAACCTATGGTTCGAAGAGCAATTCGGTGCTGGCGTCAAACCGGTCTACGAAGTTGTGCCGTTTGACGAAATCATCCCCGCCATCCAATCCGGCCGGTACGAGGTTGGACTAATCATTCACGAAGGGCAACTGACCTATGAAAAAGATGGGCTCGTCGAACTGGCGAACATGGGCAAATGGTGGGGGGGCAAGACAGGGCTGCCGTTGCCACTGGGTGTCAACGTCGTCCGAAAAGACCTTGGCGAAGAAGCCTGCATCGAAGTGAGCCGGTGCATGCGCGAATCGATTGAAGCCAGCCTGGGCAACCGCGAAAAGGCTTTGGAATACGCTTTGCAGTTTGCCCGAGGGATGGATCACGACACGAGCGATGAATTCGTCGGCATGTATGTTAACGAACGCACCCGCGACATGGGAGAAGAGGGCGTTCGGGCGATCCGCTTGCTGTTGAGCGAGGGTGCCCGGATTGGACTCGTCCCGGCAGTGGAAGTCGCGGTGATCGACTAA
- a CDS encoding DUF389 domain-containing protein, whose translation MAASAERKSEIRKLVSDSANFSPEYLAMNLLATVVAGYGLLQNSTAVVIGAMIIATLLGPINGLALALNDSNLSLLKRAGFAEAVGAGAVFTVSLFIGKMHANIPAGSEMLARTIPNIFDLVIALAGGAAGAYAVVSPKLRSGVVGVAIATALVPPLTTAGLLIARGGWENIQLGLGALLLFVTNLVTIQAAASAVFWIFGVHSPIRAAEKGYVGLLRRNWLSLVLVVLIGGFLTVTFQGTLQKDERNTKIRQTLAVLVQVKRPGSALADLNVKQGNDGYSAFAVVRTPVSFSPEEVADVEQGLSSAVGEKVHLYVRSVITKEASSQGWLHAGTDQPSGDTIQTTAFPGDTPESNPSGNDPVAQPSDEGKIKSPNPPAQTGGN comes from the coding sequence ATGGCGGCAAGCGCAGAACGGAAGTCCGAAATCCGGAAACTTGTTTCTGACTCTGCCAACTTCTCGCCGGAATACCTTGCCATGAACCTTCTGGCGACGGTCGTGGCCGGATACGGGTTGCTCCAAAACTCCACGGCAGTCGTCATCGGGGCCATGATCATCGCCACTCTCCTGGGGCCGATCAATGGGTTGGCCCTGGCCTTGAACGACAGCAACCTGTCCCTTCTCAAACGTGCGGGGTTCGCCGAGGCAGTTGGCGCGGGGGCCGTGTTCACCGTATCGCTGTTCATCGGCAAAATGCATGCAAACATCCCGGCCGGTAGCGAGATGCTCGCCCGGACGATCCCCAACATCTTCGACCTTGTCATCGCCTTGGCGGGCGGGGCGGCTGGTGCCTATGCCGTCGTGTCACCAAAACTTCGTTCTGGTGTTGTCGGGGTCGCCATTGCAACGGCCTTGGTGCCGCCGCTCACGACCGCCGGATTGCTGATCGCCCGTGGAGGGTGGGAAAACATCCAGTTGGGCCTCGGGGCTCTCCTCCTTTTTGTGACCAACTTGGTGACCATCCAAGCGGCGGCCAGCGCGGTGTTCTGGATATTCGGTGTCCATTCTCCGATCCGGGCTGCGGAGAAAGGGTATGTCGGGCTTCTCCGGAGAAACTGGCTTTCACTTGTCCTGGTCGTATTGATCGGTGGATTTTTGACGGTCACCTTCCAGGGCACATTGCAAAAGGACGAAAGGAACACCAAAATCCGCCAGACCTTGGCCGTCCTGGTTCAAGTTAAACGACCTGGCTCGGCACTTGCCGACCTCAACGTCAAACAGGGAAATGACGGGTATTCGGCCTTTGCGGTTGTCCGGACGCCGGTCTCGTTCTCGCCTGAAGAGGTCGCCGATGTCGAACAGGGCCTTTCAAGTGCTGTCGGGGAAAAAGTGCACCTCTATGTCCGTTCGGTGATCACCAAAGAAGCCAGCAGCCAAGGTTGGCTCCATGCGGGCACAGACCAGCCCTCGGGTGACACCATCCAAACCACCGCCTTTCCAGGTGACACTCCGGAATCCAATCCGTCTGGCAACGATCCAGTCGCGCAACCCTCAGACGAGGGAAAGATCAAAAGCCCAAATCCGCCAGCGCAAACGGGTGGGAACTAG
- a CDS encoding glycosyl hydrolase yields the protein MNRLLTRFVPELAILLAVSLAVPCAAQPYRVEDPRLAQLQWRSIGPWRGGRSSAVTGVNDNPKTFFMGTTGGGIWRTTDEGETWIPVSDGFLKTQTVGSLAAAPSNGKVIFAGMGEAAIRGNITPGDGVYKSVDGGETWKHMGLAETQTIGRIRVHPTNPDIVWAAALGPVFGPSKDRGVYKSTDGGKTWRKTLFVSDVAGAVEIALDPKNPDTLFAATWECWRRPWELVSGGPGSKLFKSTDGGEHWTDVSRSKGLPGGVWGRIGIAISPVDSNRIYMMLEAAEGGMYRSDDAGKTWERTSDDAGPRQRPWYFSNTYADPQDKDTVYVMNVQYYKSTDGGKTFRPGVAGHSDHHDMWIDPSDNKRLIMANDGGAAVSTNGGSRWSAEDYPTGQFYHVSTDTAFPYNILGAQQDNSTVRIASRTNGNGIGTADWTSTAGGESGYVVADPLNPDIVYGGNYGGDLSWINHRTRMSRQIDPWPDNPIGRGAIEAVHRFQWTFPIVFSPNDPNVMYTGSQYVLRSRDRGASWETISPDLTTNDPKKQQSSGGPISKDNTAVEVHCTVFTIAESPVEAGVIWAGSDDGLIHVTRDNGTTWTNVTPPDMPKGATVSMIDASALEMGRAFAAVNNYRQNDFRPYVFVTEDYGKSWKSVVDGIPGDIFVRIVREDPLIEGTWYAATEEGVYMRSRGHAWVKLGGLPDAPVHDIALPGREMVIATHGRGFYVLDNRYIFDSILAPEVRLSVMSAIGDPSRFGPVGVGEVGKNPSGYGLRVDIWAKQKETNAVITLKDKDGFAVARQKVSELAPGYNQVYLSPSYPGMQSFTGLLMWSGYTGSLKAPPGLYTVELAVDGLEQTVTSPARWMNTPGSTATDAEMVAKYELSRQVADMATECNRMVLQCRGYRTAIQESVKGDPKLEKLASVPLQVLDAVEASLNQGKARAGQDFLNFPPQLINRLAALLGTIQSGDYGPTKQSYAVFERLGWLYKAERDRFDDFVGKSVPILNAALKASGRAELAPKFDELRPARGGAGSGPQDENQESAPGQGDGDGL from the coding sequence ATGAACCGCCTCCTGACGAGGTTCGTCCCCGAATTGGCCATTCTGTTGGCCGTTTCCCTGGCAGTGCCGTGTGCGGCCCAGCCATACCGGGTTGAAGATCCACGTCTCGCGCAACTCCAATGGCGATCGATCGGGCCATGGCGTGGTGGACGGTCATCGGCAGTGACCGGAGTCAACGACAACCCGAAGACGTTTTTCATGGGCACGACCGGTGGCGGGATCTGGCGAACCACCGATGAAGGCGAGACCTGGATCCCGGTTTCCGATGGCTTTTTGAAGACGCAAACCGTGGGATCGCTTGCCGCAGCCCCAAGCAACGGCAAAGTCATTTTTGCCGGGATGGGCGAAGCAGCAATCCGGGGGAATATCACGCCGGGAGATGGGGTTTACAAGTCGGTGGACGGGGGTGAAACTTGGAAGCACATGGGTTTGGCCGAAACGCAGACCATCGGCCGCATCCGCGTCCACCCAACTAATCCCGATATCGTTTGGGCTGCGGCTTTAGGTCCGGTTTTTGGGCCGAGCAAAGACCGGGGGGTTTACAAAAGCACCGATGGGGGCAAGACCTGGCGCAAGACGTTGTTTGTCAGTGATGTCGCCGGAGCCGTGGAGATCGCTTTGGATCCCAAGAACCCGGATACTCTGTTTGCCGCAACTTGGGAGTGCTGGCGGCGTCCCTGGGAACTTGTATCCGGCGGGCCCGGCAGCAAACTCTTTAAAAGCACCGATGGAGGGGAACACTGGACCGATGTGAGCCGGTCCAAGGGTTTGCCGGGAGGCGTGTGGGGGCGAATCGGCATAGCGATCAGCCCTGTCGACTCCAACCGCATCTACATGATGCTCGAAGCGGCTGAAGGCGGGATGTATCGCAGCGATGATGCCGGCAAAACCTGGGAACGAACAAGCGACGATGCCGGCCCGCGTCAGCGGCCCTGGTATTTCAGCAACACCTATGCCGATCCCCAAGATAAAGACACGGTCTATGTGATGAACGTGCAGTACTACAAGTCGACGGACGGGGGCAAGACGTTCCGGCCAGGGGTTGCGGGGCACAGCGACCACCACGATATGTGGATTGACCCGAGCGACAACAAACGGCTGATCATGGCCAACGACGGCGGAGCGGCTGTCAGTACCAATGGCGGGAGCCGGTGGAGCGCAGAGGACTACCCGACCGGTCAGTTCTATCATGTCTCGACTGACACCGCCTTCCCGTACAATATCTTGGGCGCCCAACAAGACAACTCAACAGTGCGGATTGCCAGCCGGACGAACGGTAACGGTATCGGCACCGCAGATTGGACGTCGACTGCCGGTGGGGAAAGCGGTTATGTGGTTGCCGACCCCCTCAATCCGGACATCGTCTATGGCGGAAACTACGGCGGGGATCTCTCGTGGATTAACCACCGAACCCGCATGAGCCGCCAGATCGACCCGTGGCCGGATAATCCGATCGGACGGGGCGCCATTGAAGCCGTCCACCGTTTCCAATGGACTTTCCCAATCGTTTTTTCACCGAACGATCCCAATGTGATGTACACAGGTTCGCAGTACGTCCTCCGGAGCCGGGATCGGGGTGCGAGTTGGGAGACGATCTCGCCCGATCTCACAACGAACGACCCAAAGAAGCAACAATCCAGCGGGGGGCCAATCAGCAAGGATAACACCGCCGTGGAAGTCCACTGCACGGTCTTCACCATCGCAGAATCCCCGGTTGAAGCCGGTGTGATTTGGGCAGGCAGCGACGATGGCCTGATCCACGTCACCCGGGACAATGGAACCACCTGGACAAACGTCACTCCCCCGGACATGCCAAAAGGGGCGACCGTCAGCATGATCGACGCCTCGGCATTAGAAATGGGGAGGGCGTTCGCGGCGGTCAACAACTACCGGCAAAATGACTTCCGCCCTTATGTGTTTGTCACTGAGGATTACGGAAAGAGTTGGAAAAGTGTTGTTGACGGGATCCCCGGCGACATCTTTGTCCGGATCGTGCGGGAAGATCCCCTCATCGAGGGCACATGGTATGCCGCAACCGAAGAAGGTGTCTACATGCGTTCTCGGGGTCATGCCTGGGTCAAACTCGGCGGTTTGCCCGATGCCCCCGTCCACGACATTGCCCTGCCTGGCCGCGAGATGGTGATTGCCACGCATGGCCGCGGCTTTTATGTGCTGGACAACCGGTACATCTTCGATTCAATCCTTGCCCCCGAAGTCCGGCTGAGCGTCATGTCGGCGATCGGCGACCCGTCGCGGTTTGGGCCGGTCGGGGTCGGGGAAGTGGGCAAGAATCCATCGGGTTACGGCTTGCGTGTCGACATTTGGGCCAAGCAAAAGGAAACCAATGCCGTTATCACCCTTAAAGACAAAGACGGATTTGCGGTGGCCCGGCAGAAAGTATCCGAACTCGCCCCGGGATACAACCAGGTTTACCTTTCGCCAAGCTATCCGGGCATGCAGTCGTTCACCGGGCTGCTCATGTGGTCGGGATACACCGGCTCACTGAAGGCTCCGCCGGGGCTCTACACTGTGGAATTGGCCGTCGATGGGTTGGAGCAGACGGTCACCAGCCCCGCCCGATGGATGAACACGCCCGGCAGCACCGCTACCGATGCGGAAATGGTGGCCAAGTATGAGTTATCCCGCCAAGTTGCCGATATGGCCACGGAATGCAACCGGATGGTTCTCCAATGCCGGGGTTACCGGACGGCAATCCAGGAATCGGTGAAAGGCGACCCCAAACTTGAAAAGCTGGCATCAGTTCCGCTCCAGGTTTTGGATGCGGTTGAAGCAAGCCTCAACCAGGGCAAGGCGCGTGCCGGACAAGACTTCCTCAATTTCCCCCCGCAACTCATCAACCGGTTGGCCGCGCTTTTAGGAACCATTCAAAGCGGCGACTATGGCCCGACAAAGCAATCCTATGCCGTCTTTGAACGCTTGGGCTGGCTTTACAAAGCGGAAAGGGATCGGTTTGACGACTTTGTCGGGAAATCTGTCCCGATTCTGAATGCGGCCCTCAAAGCGTCCGGCCGTGCTGAGCTCGCACCGAAGTTCGACGAGCTCCGGCCGGCGCGCGGCGGCGCCGGATCCGGCCCTCAAGACGAGAACCAGGAATCGGCCCCGGGCCAGGGGGATGGGGACGGGCTTTGA
- a CDS encoding SGNH/GDSL hydrolase family protein — MIIAPGSTLLFAGDSITDCGRARPIGESAFGGLGTGYVSLVDAYLKVKWGQSRIRVQNMGVGGNTVRDLSARWDDDVLDLEPDWVCVMIGINDVWRQFDRFLEVETHVRLPEYRSTLNSLVGMAKDKCQGVVVMSPFFAEPNTDEPMRALMDEYGASAMEIANLNDAIFVDIQGELDALMVHVPPMALAWDRIHLSTAGHMMIATAFLEAVRALSA, encoded by the coding sequence TTGATCATCGCCCCGGGTTCGACCCTGCTTTTTGCCGGCGATAGCATTACGGATTGTGGCCGGGCAAGGCCAATTGGGGAATCGGCTTTCGGGGGGTTGGGAACAGGCTATGTCTCCCTGGTTGACGCCTATTTAAAGGTGAAATGGGGCCAGTCGCGAATCCGGGTGCAGAACATGGGCGTCGGGGGCAACACTGTGCGCGACTTATCGGCCCGGTGGGACGACGACGTGTTGGATTTGGAACCCGACTGGGTGTGCGTCATGATTGGAATCAACGACGTTTGGCGGCAATTCGACCGGTTTTTGGAGGTGGAAACCCATGTGCGGCTCCCCGAATACCGCTCCACACTGAATAGTTTGGTCGGTATGGCAAAAGACAAGTGCCAAGGCGTCGTGGTCATGAGCCCGTTTTTCGCCGAACCAAACACGGATGAACCCATGAGGGCCCTGATGGATGAATATGGCGCCAGCGCCATGGAGATAGCCAACCTAAACGACGCGATATTCGTCGATATCCAAGGTGAATTGGATGCGTTGATGGTTCATGTTCCGCCCATGGCGTTAGCTTGGGATCGGATCCACCTTTCCACTGCGGGCCACATGATGATTGCCACCGCGTTTCTGGAAGCTGTCCGGGCGCTCTCTGCCTAG
- a CDS encoding PilN domain-containing protein, whose product MSNFPVIEWAPEACLVSDPGTHKIASYVSPVEALAALGRPRKIVLALGRRQTFVKSIRLPDVPVEEARNLLRFRLDDLFPIPGAEAAYDVIATGDINHEGREFIVLATKTETLIQARSLFAHAGAKVEQVVPAALGGQHIADTSIDCLLVSPCAEGLAFDAFHHGHLAYSRVGPYPSTQAEMEVEIGRSAAAAGIANPLVVAHSSLNHLVTPEVRLTDEHPLSNLNRHPVQTNLRLPEDLAKLQSSKLNARKRLALILGLAAVAAAAIAWSARDEDMATEATVRENYRRQIDAIKGQKDLINVEASKLKVQSDLVVDGIEPKQHLADVVTVAANAAPDGLWLTGLSIERGKDLTVRGTATSNTQVAAFVDSLSATPRLRDVHLAFSNNNNIADVPVVQFSVTAHVVGNMPLTDPKKTKKAGRK is encoded by the coding sequence ATGAGCAACTTTCCTGTCATCGAATGGGCACCCGAAGCCTGCCTGGTCTCCGACCCTGGCACGCATAAGATTGCCAGCTATGTTTCCCCGGTTGAGGCCCTCGCCGCCTTGGGGAGGCCAAGAAAAATCGTTTTGGCGCTCGGCCGCCGGCAGACTTTCGTCAAGTCGATCCGCCTGCCGGATGTCCCGGTGGAAGAAGCACGGAACCTGCTCCGGTTCCGGTTGGACGACCTCTTCCCCATCCCTGGTGCGGAGGCGGCCTATGACGTTATCGCAACCGGCGACATCAACCATGAGGGTCGGGAATTCATTGTCTTGGCCACAAAGACGGAAACCTTGATCCAGGCCCGCAGCCTGTTTGCCCATGCCGGGGCAAAGGTCGAGCAAGTTGTGCCAGCGGCCCTCGGCGGGCAACACATCGCCGACACGTCAATCGATTGCCTTCTTGTTTCTCCCTGTGCGGAAGGTCTGGCGTTCGATGCGTTCCACCATGGGCACCTGGCCTATAGTCGGGTCGGACCCTACCCTTCCACCCAAGCCGAGATGGAAGTTGAGATCGGCCGGTCTGCCGCAGCCGCCGGAATTGCGAACCCTCTGGTTGTCGCCCATTCCTCGCTTAACCACCTGGTGACGCCGGAAGTGAGGTTGACCGACGAACACCCGCTTTCCAACCTCAACCGCCACCCGGTGCAGACGAATTTGCGCCTGCCTGAGGATTTGGCGAAGTTGCAGAGCTCCAAGCTCAACGCCCGCAAGCGGCTCGCCCTCATTCTTGGTCTCGCCGCCGTCGCCGCGGCGGCCATCGCCTGGTCGGCGCGCGATGAGGACATGGCAACCGAGGCGACCGTGCGCGAAAACTATCGCCGCCAGATTGATGCGATCAAGGGCCAAAAGGATTTGATCAACGTCGAAGCCTCAAAGCTCAAAGTGCAGTCGGACCTGGTTGTGGACGGGATCGAACCCAAGCAGCATTTGGCCGATGTGGTCACTGTGGCCGCCAATGCGGCCCCCGACGGACTCTGGCTCACCGGACTTTCCATCGAGCGGGGCAAAGACCTCACCGTGCGGGGGACGGCGACCAGCAACACCCAGGTGGCGGCCTTTGTGGATTCCCTTTCCGCAACCCCGCGGTTGCGCGACGTCCACCTGGCGTTTAGCAACAACAACAACATCGCCGATGTGCCGGTCGTCCAGTTCTCGGTGACGGCGCACGTTGTGGGCAACATGCCCCTGACAGATCCGAAGAAGACAAAAAAGGCAGGTAGGAAATGA